A single Limisphaera ngatamarikiensis DNA region contains:
- a CDS encoding sodium:proton antiporter: MHGELLEPNPWMVVPFVLLLAAIALGPLAWPHGWHRHYPKVAVGLGAITLAYYWLGLRATGRIAHTAHEYVSFIVLIGSLFVVSGGIHITVKGEATPLANCLFLLVGAVIANVLGTTGASMLLIRPWLRMNKYRLTAHHVVFFIFIVANVGGCLTPIGDPPLFLGCLKGVPFWWVLEHCWPMWLVGVGSLLAIFYVLDRRNYLKAAREVREKETGPGEQWRIRGLGNVGFLAVILGAVFLQHPPFLREAVMVAAAVGSYLTTPRPVHEANDFNFEPIREVAILFFGIFATMMPALDWLQLHAREVAEPTPTLLYWGTGMLSAVLDNAPTYLSFLSAALGMFAPPAVLQQLQAAVSQGLAPSAVRDPILQGALEGMAGYFPRELAGGQPSVEHLQLSVLLGPPENNVYIIAVSIGAVFFGAATYIGNGPNFMVKSIAEHQKAHVPTFLGYVFRFTLPYLLPVLVLTWWIFFRR; encoded by the coding sequence GGGCCATCACGCTGGCCTATTACTGGCTGGGTCTGAGGGCAACCGGGCGCATCGCACACACGGCGCATGAGTACGTGAGTTTCATTGTGCTGATCGGGTCGCTTTTTGTTGTATCCGGCGGCATCCACATCACGGTCAAAGGCGAGGCCACACCGTTGGCGAACTGCCTGTTTTTGTTGGTGGGGGCGGTGATTGCGAATGTGCTGGGGACGACCGGAGCCTCGATGTTGTTGATCCGGCCCTGGCTGCGGATGAACAAGTACCGGCTGACGGCGCATCACGTGGTGTTTTTCATCTTCATCGTGGCGAATGTGGGCGGTTGTCTGACCCCGATTGGGGATCCTCCGTTGTTTCTGGGGTGTTTGAAGGGGGTACCGTTCTGGTGGGTGCTGGAGCATTGCTGGCCGATGTGGTTGGTGGGGGTGGGTTCGTTGCTGGCGATTTTTTATGTGTTGGACCGGCGAAATTACCTGAAGGCCGCGCGGGAGGTTCGTGAGAAGGAAACGGGTCCGGGGGAGCAGTGGCGGATCCGTGGTCTGGGCAACGTGGGATTTCTGGCGGTGATTCTGGGCGCGGTATTCCTGCAGCATCCACCCTTCCTGCGGGAGGCCGTCATGGTGGCGGCTGCCGTGGGCTCGTACCTGACCACACCGCGGCCGGTGCATGAGGCGAATGACTTCAATTTCGAGCCGATTCGGGAGGTGGCGATTTTGTTCTTTGGCATTTTTGCGACGATGATGCCCGCGCTGGACTGGTTGCAGTTGCATGCGCGGGAGGTGGCCGAACCGACCCCCACGCTTTTGTACTGGGGCACGGGGATGCTGAGTGCGGTGCTGGACAATGCGCCGACGTATCTGAGTTTTCTGAGTGCTGCCCTTGGGATGTTTGCGCCGCCGGCAGTGTTGCAACAGTTACAGGCGGCTGTGAGCCAGGGGCTGGCCCCGTCGGCGGTTCGGGATCCGATCCTTCAGGGTGCCCTGGAGGGGATGGCCGGGTATTTCCCGCGTGAGCTGGCGGGCGGACAACCGAGCGTGGAACATCTGCAGCTTTCGGTGCTGCTGGGGCCGCCGGAGAACAACGTGTATATCATTGCGGTAAGCATCGGGGCGGTGTTTTTTGGCGCGGCCACGTACATCGGCAACGGCCCGAATTTCATGGTCAAGTCCATTGCCGAACATCAGAAGGCGCATGTGCCGACGTTCCTCGGTTACGTGTTCCGGTTCACGTTGCCGTACTTGTTGCCGGTGCTGGTGCTGACGTGGTGGATCTTCTTCCGGCGCTAG